The sequence TGACCCGGCTggaccctcccccttccttctagAACCTGTACAGCGCCCGGGACCTGCAGGGCCTCACCGTGGAGCACGCTGTGGATTCCTTCAGGGAGGGGGAGACGATGATCCTCACCCTCAAGGACAAGGGTGGGTTGCGCTGGGGTCCTCTGGGTGGGGCGCAGGCGCTGCCGAGTTGAGGGCAGGTGTGACTGCCTGCTGCCTCCGTCCCGTCCCCAGGGgtgctgcaggaggaggaggacgtgCTGGTGAACGTGAACCTGGTGGACAAGGAGCGGGCGGAGAAGAACGTGGAGCTGCGGAAGAAGAAGCCCGACTACCTGCCCTACGCAGAGGACGAGAGCGTGGACGACTTGGCCCAGGCAGGCGGGCAGCGCGGGCTCTGAGGGGTTGGCGGCTCTGGGGCTCTTCACCGGCCAGGCTGGGTCCCAACCTGAGCCTCTTGCCGTGCAGCAAAAACCCCGCTCCATCCTGTCCAAGTACGACGAGGAGCTGGAGGGCGAGCGGCCGCACTCCTTCCGCCTGGAGCAGGGCGGCGTGGCCGACGGCCTCCGGGAACGCGAGCTCGAAGAGATCCGGGCCAGGCTGCGGCTGCAAGCTCAGTCCCTGAGCGCGGTCGGGCCCCGGCTGGCTTCCGAGTACCTCACGCCGGAGGAGATGGTGAGCTCCGTGATCTGCAGCCCCGGGGAGGTGCTGGGGCggcagtgggggtgggcagagcagggacagggagCCAGGTGGGCCTGCGTCTGAGCTCAGGCTCTGCCCGGTGGCCAGCCCGTGCCACGGGTGAGCCTTGTAACTGTGAGCCTGAGGCGCACCATCTgaagtgggggtggtgggagccCCCTCTCGCGGGCTGGTGCAGGGTGAGTGACGGTCTGGTAAGTGGCGATTCTGGGGCTGTGTGTGGGTTTCGCAATGGGGATTCCTGTGTGAAAACAGGTCGATCAGCCAGCTCAGCAGCCTGCATGGCTGAGTGGCCAAGAGCAGGCCCTGGGGCCACAGAGCCGAGAGTCACAGCCCAGCTCTCCCACTGAGCTGCTGGGGTACCCTGGGCAAGGCACTTAGgcgctgtgcctcagtttcctcacctcgCTGGTGGGGTGACACGCACACACCCCACGTCTTGTTTCCTGTAGGAAGTGTTCATCCTCGTGGGCTGGTGGCGGCCCACCTCCCCGCTTCCCCCTTCAcgtctcccctctcctcccctcccctcccctcaggtgACCTTCAAAAAGACCAAGCGGAAGGTGAAGAAAATCCgcaaaaaggagaaggaggtgaTAGTGCGGGCCGACGACTTGCTGCCTCTCGGGGACCAGACTCAAGACGGGGACTTCGGTTCCAGGTGGGCGTGGgcaccggggcggggggtggggcgggccagCCTGGGGGCCGCTGCCCACTGGAGCGGTCTCTCTCGCCCAGGCTGCGGGGCCGGGGTCGGCGCCGAGTGCCGGAGGGGGACGAGGAGgccccggaggaggaggagaaggagcccGCGCCTCAGCCCCCGCAGTCAGATGACACTCGCGTGGAGAACATGGACATCAGCGATGAGGGTGAGCGCCCGCTGGCTGAGGACGGGTGGAGGGGCCCGGGGAAGAGCCCGGGGTCCCGGAGCGCGGCCTGAGCAGGCGTCTCCTTGTCTCCACCAGAGGAGGGCGGAGGGCCACCGCCCGGGTCCCCGGAGGCGCTGGAGGAGGACGAGGCGGAGCTGGAGCTGCAGAAGCAGCTGGAGAAGGGGCGCCGGCTgcggcagctgcagcagctgcggGACAGCGGCGAGAAGGTAGGGACCCCGCGGCCGGGTGTGGGCGCCGGGGGCCGGGCCGGACCTGACGCCGACCCGGAGTTCACTTGCAGATGAAGCATGGTGTCCAAAGTGAAAACACGGTGTTTCAGAAAACACAGGAGGTTGTGTTTATGACCTGATGGAAGCATAAGCCATGAAGCTAAAAACCTAATATTTCTACTTAGAAATTAGGAACTTAAGTTTTCTTCAAAAGGTATCACGAAGAATGTGAAAGGGCCTGAGGAAGAGACTCACTCGCCCATATGCGTAACTGTCCGTGGGCTGGTGTcaagaatgtataaagaacaaaGACTTGGCCAAACAGGAACAGGCCAAAGACCCAGCAGGCAGTGCACAGACGAGGGAGGGTGAGCGGCCGGGGAACTGCCTGAGCCCCATCAGTGGTCACAGTCGGGAGAGCTGGAGCAATGACGCACAGGCCACGCCCCCGCTGTCTGTCACAGGCCCCCGAGTCTGACGAAGCCTGGCGTGGGGCGTGGAGCTGCCAGAATCCTTAGCACTTTTCATGGGCTCGTGAGTCTAATCAGATCGGGGAGGCGTCAGCACAGTCTTTTAGagtgaaagtgtgtgtgtgcacgcacgtgtgagcatgtgtgtgtaacCTGCGGCCTGGAGAAACGCTTGCCCGTGCGCACAGGAAACAAGCCCGTGGCCGCATCCCATGTGGCGGCAGAACACGCCCATCCTCGCTGCAGGAGACGCCCGGACTGAGTTCTGCCCCCGTCATGGGAGGTGACCGTGCAGTGGGAAGGCAGCGGACTGGAGCCACTGGTGTCAagattcacttttaaaatatttttttaaaaagcaaatcaagGTGCCTCATTAGCTCAGTAGGTAGCACATCGATTTCATAAAAAgcagatcagccctggctggcgtggctcagtggactgagcaccgtcCTATGGACCgaagaaaggtcaccagttcaattcccagtcagggcacacgcctggcttgcaggccaggtccccagtggggggcgtgtgagaggcaaccagacatggatgtttctctctctctctctcctccttcctctctttctctttcaaaaaataaataagtaaaatctttaaaaaaatgcaaactagAATCACAAGATTCAGATTCTATGATGTTTGAAGAACGCACAGCAAAATAACACTGTGGTAGTCCTGACGTGGTGAACCTGGAAGAAAGGACAGTGAATTGTGACCACAGATGTGGGGCCCTGAAGGGTACTCGGGTGGTGGGTGGGTGTAtgcttattactattattttaaaagaaaagtgcatTGTTAGATACAACCCTTTTAGGTTTATGATGACATTcggtaaaaaataaacacagtaacATGGAAGGGGAGGTGCAGAAGTAGGTGCACCGGCTAGAAACTTCTCTGAGGAGGTTGCTCTGGAGGGCAGAGCAGCAGGGCTGCGTGCTGAGGACCTTTTTCAGAGGGGAGGGCCCAGGTTATCCTGTGCTCTGGCGGTGACGCGATAGAGGGGACAGTGGGTGCAGTCGGGGCGTAGTGTCAGGGGCAGAGTTTGAGTGGCCTCGGCTGTGCCAGGCAGGCGGGTGGCCTGAGGTAGGAGCGGGGCCGGGCATCGGTGACCGGAGGAAAGGCAGGGGTGTGGGTGGCCGGGGCAGTCAGTGCTGGGAGCACGGGGAAGTTCCAGAGGGCATCTGAGCGCCCTGAggtgtcggggtgggggggtgggtgttCTAGAAGAGGTGGGTGGCAAGGAAGCGGCAGGAGAGGCCCTGGTGTGCTCCTGGCCCTGGAGGGGGGCGTGTGAGGCTGAGGTGGCCAGCTGAGGGGCTTTGGAAGAGGGTCGGCAGGGCCATGGTCACGATGGCCATGTAGGATTTTGGATGTTGGTTCAAAGGGCAGTAGGGAACCACCAATGGCTCTGGAGCAGCGGAGTGACCTAGTCCAGCAAGACAGGTGCAGAGTGGAGAGCGGACTGGGGTCAGGGAGGACGTGGGGACCGTCAGAGGCCCGctgtgggcagtgggcagggcttGTCTCGCTGCTCCCAGGGAGGACCTTGGGTTCCTGGGTCTCCGTGGCAGCGTCCCGGCGCCTTCTGGGTTTGCCCACGGCCGCTCGCTCCTCCAGGTGGTGGAGATCGTGAAGAAGCTGGAGTCCCGCCAGCgcggctgggaggaggaggaggacccggAGCGGAAGGGGGCCATCGTGTTCAACGCCACGTCGGAGTTCTGCCGCACCCTGGGGGAGATCCCCACCTATGGGCTGGCCGGCAACCGCgaggagcaggaggagctcaTGGTGGGTGTTcgggcagccccccgcccccccgccccgctctgctcggggccgggggtggggtgggtgtccCTGGGGGTCCGCAGGGGTGGGCCTGGGCTGATGCTGGTCTTGCATCCGCAGGACTTCGAACGGGACGAGGACCGCTCGGCCAACGGCGGCTCCGAGTCCGACGGGGAGGAGAACATCGGCTGGAGCACCGTCAACCTGGACGAGGAGAAGCAGCACCAGGACGTGAGGAGGGGCGGCGcggaggggctgggggcgtggACGGGCGGGGACCACGCAGCCTGGGGGGGGGATCGAGGCTTCAGCTGGCGGCAAGCCCCCCAGTGTCTCAGATCCCCGGCCTCCCAGGCTCCTCGCGAGGCTTGAGTGAGGCGTCCGGGCACACGGGGCCCGGCCGAGGGAAGGACCACAGCCGCGTGAGGTGGGGGCTGACTGGTGGGTAAGGGGGGAGAAGAGTCCCCCTGGCCCACTCGCCCCCGTGTCGCCCCCCCCAGTTCTCGGCCTCCTCCACCACCATCCTGGACGAGGAGCCCATCGTGAACAGAGGGCTGGCGGCCGCGCTGCTCCTGTGCCAGAACAAAGGTGAGGGGCTCCGGGCGCTGTGAGGCCAGGTGCCCGCACGGCCTCCTCCGCTGTCTTTCCCCTGCTCCCAGGGCTGCGAGCCGCTCCGTTTGCACCCGGTGTGGGGCGGTCTCGGGCATGTACGGCCTGCTCTTCATCACCCCAGCTGTGAAGCCTTTGCTCCCATGCCCCCTACAGAGCACCGTTTCTCCCTCGGTGCCCGGTGTCTCCTCTGAGGAAGGATGGGGGCCTTGAAGCAGTCCGGGCTGCGGCACGGAGACCCCAGCGTTAGGATCCCAGCTCCGCCATTTACTTGGTCGGTGGCCCTCAACAAGGGTTGATTCCTCCGGGTCTCTTCCGTTTGTCTGCAAAGCAGGCCTGACGCCTTTGCTCGCACGGCCCGGCTGTGAGGTCCCCGCAGGGCCCTCTGTGCTGTCGAGGGTGTCAGGCcccccctggggctgggcccctgggctggggtggacAGCCAGGGTCTCAccgcctgcctccccagggctgctggaGACGACGGTGCAGAAGGTGGCCCGGGTGAAGGCCCCCAACAAGTCGCTGCCGTCGGCCGTGTACTGCATCGAGGACAAGATGTGAGTGCTCAGGGGCAGGCGGAGGCCGGGGGCTGGCGCCAGCTTGGGACCACCCGGCGCCCAGGCCGGGTGGGCGGGGGCCGGCCCTGACACCCCTTCTGTCTCGGGTCAGGGCCATCGATGACAAGTACAGCCGGCGGGAGGAGTACCGCGGCTTCACCCAGGACTTCAAGGAGAAGGACGGCTACAAGCCCGACGTTAAGATCGAGTACGTGGACGAGACGGGCCGGAAGCTCACCCCGAAGGAGGTGAGGGCCTCGGGGGGCCTGGGGACACGGTGGAGCCCGGGCTCAGTTGGCTGCTGGCCGGGGGCCATGGGGAAGCGTCCGACGCTCTGTCATCCCCCCGTGTCGTCCTCTCTGGTGGGCACAGGAGCCCCCTTCACAGGCCTGGCGGGAGGGGCAGCGGGCACCTCGgctcctctgcccagctgcccttgCAGCGGCTGCACCTGCCCTCGGGGCCACCGTTCTGGCGGGCAGGGTACGGGCCCTGGACTCGCTCCTGTGTCCCCCCAGACCCCCGGCTCCCTCGGGCAGCGCTTGCCTGACTgtgctgccccctccctgccttgcacccccaccccacccgcacTGTTCCGCACACACGCCCTGGGGTTGCTGGCCTCCCCCCATCCCACGTGACCTGGCCTACCTCAGCCCAGCAGGTCTCACCCGAGACCCTGCGTGCCCCCAGCGCAGCCCACCTCTCTCCAGAGCCcgtctccccttctcccagcccctgcctgccaccCTGGGTCAGCTGGGTGTCCACTCCTCCCCCCCTGTGGGGCACAGGCAGCTCTAACACGGCCCCTGCCCCGTGTCCTCAGGCTTTCCGGCAGCTGTCCCACCGCTTCCACGGGAAGGGCTCGGGCAAGATGAAGACAGAGCGGCGGATGAAGAAGCTGGACGAGGAGGCGGTGGGTGGCCCTTGGGGGCGTGGGTGGCTTCTGCATCTGCTGGTGCTGGGGAGGCTGGTGGCTGGGGCTGCTCCTTCGGGTGCTAACTGGCCACCACCCCGCAGCTCCTGAAGAAGATGAGCTCCAGTGACACGCCCCTGGGCACCGTGGCTCTGCTCCAGGAGAAGCAGAAGGCCCAGAAGACACCGTACATCGTGCTCAGTGGCAGTGGGAAGAGCATGAATGCGTGAGTGGGCCGGCGCGGGGCCTGGGAGGGCGGGCGGTGGGCCCGGTGCCCGCGCTGCAGCCTCACGCCCGTCTTCTCTCTGCAGGAACACCATCACCAAGTGAGGCCGCCCTCgctcccactccctgccccgactttaatattaaataaagttcccttcttattttttcctccctgGTCATGGTGCAGATCCCAGGGTTAGACcaggaggagaggcaggcagtGTTGGGAGGAGCATCGACGCCATCCTCAGGCAGGCTGAGGGGTccgctgtgtgacctcgggcaagtcactgagcctctctgagcctcagttccgcCATTTGTGCAGGGCGTCTCACGAAGATCAAATGAgctcattcactcatccattcaccGGGAATTCGGAGGTGACATGGCTTAAAGTCTGCCTTCGTGAGGTGAGGCCTGGTCGTCAGAAGACGTGAATAACTGAACAAGATGCAGGGAGAGAACCAGTCTGGACCCTCTAAGCCACTCCCCCCGACCCTGGCCACCACCCAGCTGAAGCCAGGCCGGTGGTTTATGTtgtcagccccctcccccaccaccctgaaGGTCACGATCGGTCTCCTGCAAGACAGACTTTCTGGTAAGAAGTGGAGGCTCGGGCACCCAGTTTCCAGTGCCGCACAAGTCACTGCCCACCAGGCCCCGGACCGCCCAgcctggcagggcagggcggAGGTGCCCCCTTGGTCTGCGTGGAGAGCATGGTGTCCTCGGGGTGGGAGGGCCTTAGCGCGCCCCCCGGGAGACTGGTCCCAGGAGCAGCTGGAAGATGGGCGTCCTGGGGGTGACTCGGAGGAGGAGGCCTGCGGTGCTGCCGTGGTGCCGCCAGGGCCCGGAAACAGGGAAGGGTGACACGCGGCTCCCTTGGGAGTCAGACAGACCGGCGTCCCGCCCCCACCTACGTCCGGATGTATTCCAGATGGCtcagattgttttaaaaatgagaaatgtaagCAAAGAACAAAATACAGTTGCCTTAGCCGACGGCTCTGGACGGCAGCTTCTGCGTGGCACTCGCCCTGCAGTCTCCTTTCTTGGGCGCCCGCCTCCCCGCCCTGCGGCCGGCCCTGACTTAGTCTGTGCCCCGGCTCCTCCCTCGGGCCCCCCGGTGGTGCCCGTGGGGCGTCTGGCCTGCGCTTAGGGTTTGAGGAGTCTCAGTTCGTTTCTCCCAAAAGCCCACACAGGCCACCTGGTGTCGACAGGCAGTGCCATGTCCCTGGGTGGTGGCGGGTGGCACCAGCCCTGGCCAAGCTCATTTGGAAGCCCACGCTTCATCCCCTGCAGGCAACGGTCCAATGGTCAGGGGGCCGTCGCCATCGTCGGAGCCAGGATGGGGCCCCTCTTCTCTGGTGGTCCTGCTCTCTCTGGCTGTGCCCACCCCCTTCAGGTCCTCCAGACCGCTTCAGGCCCCAGGGGCCACACCCAGCCTGTGCCCCTCCTGTCAGCTAATGGTCCCTTTTGGTGCTTCCCCCACGGCGTGGTGAGGAGTGTCCAGCCCACAGGACCAGGaacctgctccctcccctcctcctccagagccGGCTGGATTTAACACACCTCCCCTCCAATTCATACTctgggggcccaggcagggccctgcaTCCTAGGCACCCTGGTGCAGTGGGGGAAAGGTGCCCCTCGGGGCTGCCCGGCACAGGCCCTTGGAGCATGCTGGTGGGCTGAGTTCCCACCCATCTTCACCCAAGGTGCTATTCTTGGTGCCCCTGGGACCTCCTGCCCCGGCTTCCCCAGCTGATCTGGTCATTGTCCCGTGGTGACTTCAAGAACCAGGCAGCCCACGTGCAGACTGGGGGTGACCAAGGGGCCAGTCAGGGCGAGGGGCCCGCTCTGCAGGGTCGGGCTTCTGGGGCTTGAACGTCTGGTGACACAATAAACATTCaagttctcttcttttccttggtCATGGGCCTGGGTCTTCCCGCCACCCACCGCCTGCGTGATTCTGGCACATTCCCCAGCTCCAGAGCCCCGCTTCCTGGCTCCCACACAGGTGGTAGCTGCTGCCTCCAGTTGCTCACTGGTATCTCAGAGTCCACCTTTTTCCTTTACAGTGTTCAAAGATCTCATTAACAACTCTTCCGATAAAATTCTCACAGTTACAATAACTGATCGGGCCCTgtctggcgtggctcagtggattaagcgtgggcctgcgaaccaaagggtcgctggttcaattcccagtcagggcatgtgcctgggttgtgggccagatccccagtatgggatgcatgagaagcaaccacacactgatgtttctctccctctctatctccctcccttccctaagaagaaatagataaaattcctaaaaaaaaaaaagtaactgataAAAGTTTAAATCTCCTGACTGGACTCTGACTCTTTACACTAAATCTTTAGCACTGAATCTTTATACTAAAATTGgtctaaaaggaagaaaaagacaaaaaaaaaatcaaggatttCCCTGCCTCTCCTGTACTAATTGTATTTCAAAGTAAACAAATGGTTGATAATGGAAAGCTTTTCCTTACGGAAAAATTGCAGCTCAAGATAGAGAACTGGGGAGGTCATTGGGAAGTCACCTGTTTTCAATGCCTCGTTAA is a genomic window of Phyllostomus discolor isolate MPI-MPIP mPhyDis1 chromosome 6, mPhyDis1.pri.v3, whole genome shotgun sequence containing:
- the SART1 gene encoding U4/U6.U5 tri-snRNP-associated protein 1, with translation MGSSKKHRGEKEATGTTAAAGTGGATEQPPRHREHKKHKHRSGGGGGSSGGERRKRSRERGTERGSGRRETEARSSAHGRERSQAEPSERRVKREKRDDGYEAAASSKPSSGDASSLSIEETNKLRAKLGLKPLEVNAVKKEAGTKEEPVAADIINPMALRQREELREKLAAAKEKRLLNQKLGKIKTLGEDDPWLDDTAAWIERSRQLQKEKDLAEKRAKLLEEMDQEFGVSTLVEEEFGQRRQNLYSARDLQGLTVEHAVDSFREGETMILTLKDKGVLQEEEDVLVNVNLVDKERAEKNVELRKKKPDYLPYAEDESVDDLAQQKPRSILSKYDEELEGERPHSFRLEQGGVADGLRERELEEIRARLRLQAQSLSAVGPRLASEYLTPEEMVTFKKTKRKVKKIRKKEKEVIVRADDLLPLGDQTQDGDFGSRLRGRGRRRVPEGDEEAPEEEEKEPAPQPPQSDDTRVENMDISDEEEGGGPPPGSPEALEEDEAELELQKQLEKGRRLRQLQQLRDSGEKVVEIVKKLESRQRGWEEEEDPERKGAIVFNATSEFCRTLGEIPTYGLAGNREEQEELMDFERDEDRSANGGSESDGEENIGWSTVNLDEEKQHQDFSASSTTILDEEPIVNRGLAAALLLCQNKGLLETTVQKVARVKAPNKSLPSAVYCIEDKMAIDDKYSRREEYRGFTQDFKEKDGYKPDVKIEYVDETGRKLTPKEAFRQLSHRFHGKGSGKMKTERRMKKLDEEALLKKMSSSDTPLGTVALLQEKQKAQKTPYIVLSGSGKSMNANTITK